In Nocardioides sp., the following proteins share a genomic window:
- a CDS encoding M20/M25/M40 family metallo-hydrolase, whose protein sequence is MDGLTQREAAVVASLDEQALVEDLVQLVRRPSVTGTAEESELQHHLAREYAAYDLDVDSWQFDLEALTTDPRFPGTEVPRVEGYGMVAQTGPGTPALVLQGHVDVVPTGDLAKWRDRDPFGARIDGAGVLHGRGACDMKAGVAINSAVIRTLRAAGVRLERPLAVHTVVSEEDGGLGAFATLVRGHGGDACVITEPTGGRLVTANAGALTFLIEVDGRAAHGSARLSGVSAFEAFLPLHAALAELERERNVDRDALFGDNVLPYGISLGIIRTGDWASSVPDRLTAEGRLGVRLGEDVAHARAALEAALAAAALRDPWLTDHPPRITWPGGQFASGRLADDDPLITDVAAAVESVHGLRPAPAAGAYGSDLRLMIGIGGIPTLQYGPGRVEDAHSPRDQVSIDETLAIARSLLVLAIRRCGGH, encoded by the coding sequence GTGGACGGACTCACCCAACGCGAGGCCGCCGTGGTGGCGTCCCTGGACGAGCAGGCGCTCGTCGAGGATCTGGTGCAGTTGGTGCGGCGCCCGAGCGTGACAGGCACCGCCGAGGAATCCGAGCTCCAGCACCACCTGGCGCGGGAGTACGCGGCGTACGACCTGGACGTGGACTCGTGGCAGTTCGACCTGGAGGCGCTGACGACGGACCCGCGATTCCCGGGCACCGAAGTGCCGCGAGTCGAGGGCTACGGAATGGTCGCGCAGACCGGCCCGGGCACGCCCGCTCTGGTGCTGCAGGGCCACGTCGACGTGGTCCCTACCGGCGACCTGGCCAAGTGGCGCGATCGGGACCCATTCGGCGCGCGGATCGACGGTGCGGGAGTGCTGCATGGTCGCGGCGCGTGTGACATGAAGGCAGGTGTCGCGATCAACTCCGCGGTCATCCGCACGTTGCGCGCGGCCGGCGTACGACTCGAGCGCCCGCTGGCGGTGCACACCGTCGTCAGCGAGGAGGACGGTGGCCTCGGCGCCTTCGCGACGCTCGTACGCGGGCACGGCGGAGATGCGTGCGTGATCACCGAGCCCACCGGTGGGCGGTTGGTCACCGCGAACGCGGGCGCGTTGACGTTCCTGATCGAGGTGGACGGCCGTGCCGCCCACGGGTCGGCACGGCTTTCGGGCGTCAGCGCTTTCGAGGCGTTCTTGCCGTTGCACGCAGCACTCGCCGAGCTCGAACGCGAACGAAACGTCGATCGCGACGCGCTCTTCGGCGACAACGTGCTGCCGTACGGCATCTCGCTCGGGATCATCCGCACCGGCGACTGGGCCTCGTCGGTGCCGGATCGGCTGACTGCCGAGGGCCGACTGGGCGTACGCCTGGGCGAGGACGTCGCGCACGCCCGCGCGGCTCTCGAAGCTGCCCTTGCTGCGGCCGCACTCCGCGATCCCTGGCTGACCGACCACCCGCCACGGATCACCTGGCCGGGCGGCCAGTTCGCCTCCGGACGCCTCGCCGACGACGATCCGCTGATCACGGACGTGGCGGCGGCCGTCGAGTCCGTGCATGGCCTGCGTCCGGCGCCCGCGGCGGGTGCGTACGGCAGTGATCTGCGGTTGATGATCGGTATCGGGGGAATCCCGACCCTGCAGTACGGTCCGGGACGGGTGGAGG
- a CDS encoding DUF3516 domain-containing protein gives MTAHLGATSGGPDAAYDAFSAWATARGLSLYEHQEEAILALYSGSHVVLATPTGSGKSLVATAAIHEALSADRVSFYTAPIKALVSEKFFDLVATFGADNVGMLTGDAAVNADAPIIACTAEVLANIALREGRAADVGLVVMDEFHFYAEPDRGWAWQVPLLELVDAQFLLMSATLGDVGWLRDDLLRRTHREVEVVADAERPVPLVFSWSLTPLPQALGEIVETGQAPVYVVHPTQAAAVEHAVSLQRSGFETRLRRSSTTGGTTTGGTSTGGTGTTTGGTGTSTGGTSAGGTSAGVASSGEMRKQIMEGFRFGAGFGKTLGRLLRVGIGVHHAGMLPKYRRLVERLAQAGALSVICGTDTLGVGINVPIRTVLFTGLAKFDGQRDRVLRIREFQQIAGRAGRAGFDTTGYVVVQAPEHVIENEAAKAKSAAKNAANAKKNSKPHLKKPPPGTVVWSEATFTKLVEGIPETLVSRMKVDNAMLINVLSREEDAFSVMRRLLTDNHEQRKQQVKLSRRALRLARSLVRSDVITRLDTPDEFGRRYVLTVDLPPDFALNQPLSHFALAAFDLLDPESATYALDVLSVVEAVLEAPRQILFAQQNIARGELVAELKADGVEYEERMAILDEVTWPQPLLDLLEPAYEIYRETHPWLSPDALNPKSIVRLMWEQGMSFTDFVKRFEIARSEGLVLRYLTDAYRTLRHTVPDAHRPPELDDLIEWLGDTVRQTDSSLLDEWEGLSDPDLVRDPGAPAAPPPRPFSSTRAFEIAIRNAMFARVEAVARDDLDALMRLERAAADRTEPPRAVGVGRSGWDDAIEAYFTEHDTLLTAGDARGPALLAIGEVATGEPVGVEEGARARIRRVRQTLLDPEGHRDWVIDAVVDCDASDESGELVLATVAMRRLDGLE, from the coding sequence ATGACGGCTCACTTGGGTGCCACCTCGGGAGGTCCCGACGCGGCGTACGACGCGTTCTCCGCGTGGGCCACCGCGCGCGGGCTGTCGCTGTATGAACATCAGGAGGAAGCGATCCTGGCGTTGTATTCCGGATCGCACGTGGTGCTCGCCACGCCTACCGGTTCGGGCAAGTCGCTGGTGGCTACGGCGGCGATCCACGAGGCGCTCTCGGCGGATCGGGTGTCGTTCTACACGGCCCCGATCAAGGCGCTGGTGAGTGAGAAGTTCTTCGACCTGGTCGCCACGTTCGGTGCGGACAACGTGGGGATGCTGACCGGAGACGCGGCGGTCAACGCCGACGCGCCGATCATCGCGTGCACCGCAGAGGTGCTCGCCAACATCGCCTTGCGTGAGGGGCGGGCGGCCGACGTCGGCCTCGTGGTGATGGACGAGTTCCACTTCTATGCCGAACCCGACCGGGGCTGGGCGTGGCAGGTGCCGCTGCTCGAACTGGTGGATGCCCAGTTCCTGCTGATGTCCGCGACGTTAGGCGACGTGGGCTGGCTGCGCGATGATCTTCTGCGGCGTACGCACCGAGAGGTCGAAGTGGTGGCCGATGCCGAGCGGCCCGTACCCCTCGTCTTCTCTTGGTCGCTGACACCGCTGCCGCAAGCGTTGGGGGAGATCGTCGAGACCGGGCAGGCGCCGGTCTACGTGGTGCATCCGACGCAGGCGGCGGCGGTGGAGCATGCGGTGAGTCTGCAGCGAAGTGGTTTCGAGACGCGCCTTCGGCGCTCCTCAACCACCGGGGGGACGACCACCGGGGGGACGAGCACCGGGGGGACGGGCACGACCACTGGGGGGACGGGCACGAGCACCGGGGGGACGAGCGCCGGGGGGACGAGCGCCGGCGTGGCGAGTTCCGGGGAGATGCGCAAGCAGATCATGGAGGGCTTCCGCTTCGGGGCCGGATTCGGCAAGACGCTGGGGCGGCTCTTGCGGGTCGGCATCGGCGTGCACCACGCCGGGATGCTGCCGAAGTATCGGCGTCTGGTGGAGCGGCTCGCGCAGGCCGGAGCCCTCAGCGTCATCTGCGGCACCGACACCCTCGGGGTCGGCATCAACGTGCCGATCCGCACCGTGCTGTTCACCGGGCTGGCGAAGTTCGATGGCCAACGAGACCGGGTGCTGCGGATCCGGGAGTTCCAGCAGATCGCAGGTCGTGCCGGGCGGGCCGGCTTCGACACGACGGGCTACGTCGTCGTCCAAGCTCCTGAGCATGTGATCGAGAACGAGGCGGCCAAGGCCAAGTCGGCGGCCAAGAACGCCGCGAATGCGAAGAAGAACTCCAAGCCGCATCTCAAGAAGCCGCCACCAGGCACCGTCGTGTGGAGTGAGGCCACCTTCACCAAGCTCGTCGAGGGCATCCCCGAGACGCTGGTCTCGCGGATGAAGGTCGACAACGCGATGCTCATCAACGTCCTCTCCCGCGAGGAGGACGCGTTCTCGGTGATGCGGCGTCTGCTGACCGACAACCACGAGCAGCGCAAGCAGCAGGTGAAGTTGTCGCGGCGCGCGCTGCGGCTGGCCCGGTCGCTCGTACGCTCCGACGTGATCACCAGGCTCGACACACCCGACGAGTTCGGTCGCCGCTATGTCTTGACCGTCGACCTGCCGCCGGATTTCGCCCTCAACCAGCCGCTCTCGCACTTCGCGCTGGCGGCGTTCGATCTGCTCGACCCCGAATCTGCGACGTACGCCCTCGATGTGCTCTCGGTCGTGGAGGCGGTCTTGGAGGCGCCGCGCCAGATCCTGTTCGCGCAGCAGAACATCGCCCGCGGCGAACTCGTCGCCGAACTCAAGGCCGACGGCGTGGAGTACGAAGAGCGGATGGCGATCCTGGACGAGGTCACCTGGCCGCAGCCGCTGCTCGACCTGCTCGAACCGGCGTACGAGATCTATCGCGAGACGCATCCGTGGCTCTCACCCGACGCGCTGAACCCCAAGTCGATCGTGCGACTGATGTGGGAGCAGGGGATGTCGTTCACGGACTTCGTCAAGCGCTTCGAGATCGCCCGCTCCGAGGGTTTGGTGCTGCGCTATCTCACCGACGCCTATCGCACGCTGCGGCATACGGTGCCGGACGCGCACCGACCGCCGGAACTCGATGACCTGATCGAGTGGCTCGGCGACACGGTCCGCCAGACCGACTCGTCGCTGCTGGACGAGTGGGAGGGGCTCTCCGATCCCGACCTGGTGCGCGATCCTGGCGCTCCGGCGGCGCCGCCGCCGCGGCCCTTCTCCAGCACCCGCGCGTTCGAGATCGCGATTCGCAATGCGATGTTCGCGCGCGTGGAGGCGGTCGCGCGCGACGACCTGGACGCGCTGATGCGGCTCGAACGCGCCGCGGCCGACCGGACGGAGCCGCCTCGCGCGGTCGGTGTCGGCCGATCGGGCTGGGACGACGCGATCGAGGCGTACTTCACCGAGCACGACACCCTGCTGACCGCCGGAGATGCGCGTGGACCGGCACTCCTGGCGATCGGCGAGGTGGCGACCGGTGAACCCGTGGGTGTCGAAGAGGGGGCCCGCGCCAGGATTCGGCGCGTACGCCAAACGCTGTTGGATCCCGAGGGACATCGAGACTGGGTCATCGACGCGGTCGTGGACTGCGACGCCAGCGACGAGTCGGGGGAGTTGGTGCTCGCCACGGTGGCGATGCGGCGGCTCGACGGGCTGGAGTGA